The Arachidicoccus terrestris genome includes the window CGGGTAGTGGCTGTATGGCAGCCCTGGATGCAGAGCGTTACCTGACCGAAAAAGGGCTAGCCTAGGCTAGAAAATTAAGCTTCTGGAACAGCGAACATAACAGCAAATATGCTTAAAATAGAATTACTGGATCTTTGGTTCAGAGCCCGTCACGGTCTTTATGAAGAAGAAAAGCAGCTTGGTGGTGATTTTAAGCTCGATGTAGAGTTATATTATCTCCCTAGAGCCACGCCTTATCATATTCATGAAACCATCGATTATTCTGAGGTCTACGCCTTGATCCGCCGGCATATGCAAAAGCCGGAGCCCTTACTGGAAACACTTGTCATTAATATCGGTAACGATATATTGAGAAGTTTCCAGTTGGCGGAAGAAGTGCGGGTATCTATTAAAAAGATCAATCCGCCTATTATTAGCTTTACGGGATCTATGAGTGTTGCCTATCAACAAACCAGAGACAATTTATTGGGAGGACAGGGATTGCTTAAATAGCATCTGTATATCATTCAAACATTGGGCGGCATATCCGTTAAGGTAGCTATGCCGCCCAATGTTTTTTAACCTGAGGCTCCTTTCCTCAACTGAAAATGCGACAGATCTGATCTTTCCATTGGTCAATATCGGCTGAGCCGGCCCGATCCGCCTTTTCAAAGAAAAAGTGCTGCTTTCGGGTAAACCCACAATAATTATATATGCCGGTATCTGAGGTAAGGGACAGCGCCTTGTCCATGCCTATGCTTTGGTAATGTTTACTTGATTTACCCTGGGTGTTGATTATGACCGCCTGTTTTCCTTTCAGCAGGCCTTTTTGCACGCCCTGGTCGTAACGGTAGGCGAAGCCGTAACTGAAAACACGGTCGATATAACCCTTCGCAATAGCGGGCAGCCCTGTCCACCATATGGGATGAATAAAGGTAACGCAGTCGGCCCATGTGATATAGCGTTGCTCTTGTTGAACATCATCTGCAACCAGCCCTTTTCTTTGTCCCTCTATATCTTGCCGGGAGAGCACAGGGTTAAAATTTAATGCATAAAGATCGCGGATAATTACCTCATGGTTATGCTGACGTAAATGCACTTCTAAGGTTTGTTTAAGCTGCGCATTCAGGCTCCCCGGATTGGGATGCGCATAAATGATTAAATGCTTCATGATTGTATTTGTTGTTGATAAGGCAAAAGTAGACGGCTAATCACAGGTAAAATTGTAAGAAAACGAAAACCAGGTTCACCAGCGTAAAAAGCAATAAATAAGCTGTAAAAGACGGTAAGTAAGTATACCAACCCGTATTCGAAGACATAATCATAGCCGGAATAAGCTACTCAGTTATAAGATACCGCAGATGCTTCGCTGCATCTCTATGTATTTAACGGGGCTTAGATGGATGTAGTACTTAAAGTCCTTTATAAGCTGACTTTGGTCATAATAGCCGCACTGGTCAATAATGTCAAACCAGTTTTCTTTTGTCGCTTTCATCGCTTTGTCCTGTATCATTTTGATGGCCTTCATAAAGCGGTCATATCTTGCTAATTCTTTGGCTGAATACCCCAGATATTTTTTATGGTGCAGTTGAATAGAGCGCTCGCTCTGATGCGTATCGGCAGCGATTTTTTTAATTGGGTTAATGACCGAACCACGAAGGGACAGCAATTGTTGTGCGGCAAGAGGCTGCACTTTCAGGTAAGGCGTACAGAAATGTAAAATGTGCCGGATTCGCTTGGCGGGGCCATTCATAAATTGCATACTTTCCCAAAGTCTGGTAAAACAATTGTCGGATACAAGAATATTAGGATCCAAGGGAAGCCTATCTGCATCGGCAGAGGTGCCAAAAAAGCGATAAAAAGCGTCATCCTTGAAGCTAAGGACCAGTAATTGTGTATTAGTCAGAAGGGTATAATCAAAAGCTCTTTTTACCGGCCCCAAAACGATACACTTTTCGATGGCAGTCTTTTCTATGGCAGGACCCTGGATAAAGACCCTTCCGTCGCTGCCAAAGATGAAGATCATGAACATTTGATAGGACGGAACGAGGGTTCTAGTGACGGAGTGTTCAGTGTTATTCTCAGCGTAATAAAACTGGGAGAATACATCCCTAAAAGCTTCGGGCACCGTTATTTTATGCTCTACGTAACTCATATTTCCGCTAATAGACAAATCATTGAACTTGCCAATAAAACAGCCGCCTTAAGAGGATCTTAATCCTTTTCGGCGGCCATTTTTAGAAATCTCGTTTTTTGTTTTCCAGCTTACTAATTAAGAAGTCTCCGATCGTTTATTGAAAATCGGCCTCTGTGACACCCTCATTGATTTTGTAATCGGTAAAGGTAAATGCCATTTCCTGGCTTCCCTGCCCGGTAGAGACGGTCATCGCCTGACTGTAATTCATCATCAAGTTTCCCACCTTTTTATAGTCTCCGTAATCCGTGCGAATCTGAATGGATTGGCCATTGACATCCGAACTTATTTCTGACCGGAGTAACAGCCCTGTGTTAACATCATAATACTCTACTGAAGATTTGCCGGAGGGACCTGTTACCGTTAATTGATTAGCATCCTTGCCGTTAATTTTAACCACCTTGCCCGGCACCAGCTTGTAATCACTTTCCAGATAATGTAATTGTGGGATCAGGCTTTTCGAGTCTTTATACCTTTCCAGTTGATCGGCGGATAAGTCTTTTTTCTGGCCCATTTGCATTTGATATCCGGTCGTTCCGTTAAATACCGACTTACTGACAACTTTTCCATTCATACTCATTTCCATGGCTTCTTTATTAGGGGCCATACGTTTCATGGTGACGGGCAAATCCATCCCCTGTATTTTCATTGAACCAGTCACTGCAATAGAAGTTAATTTTGATACGCTCTCCTTACCACCGATGGCCTGCAAATAATGGGTTATCACTTCTTTGCCAGAAGCTGCTGGCTTATTAGCCGCTGCTGCAGCTTCGGCAGTAACAGGATTAGCGTCCTTATCATACATCTTCACCGGGTAGCCC containing:
- a CDS encoding dihydroneopterin aldolase, giving the protein MLKIELLDLWFRARHGLYEEEKQLGGDFKLDVELYYLPRATPYHIHETIDYSEVYALIRRHMQKPEPLLETLVINIGNDILRSFQLAEEVRVSIKKINPPIISFTGSMSVAYQQTRDNLLGGQGLLK
- a CDS encoding NAD(P)H-dependent oxidoreductase; its protein translation is MKHLIIYAHPNPGSLNAQLKQTLEVHLRQHNHEVIIRDLYALNFNPVLSRQDIEGQRKGLVADDVQQEQRYITWADCVTFIHPIWWTGLPAIAKGYIDRVFSYGFAYRYDQGVQKGLLKGKQAVIINTQGKSSKHYQSIGMDKALSLTSDTGIYNYCGFTRKQHFFFEKADRAGSADIDQWKDQICRIFS
- a CDS encoding AraC family transcriptional regulator — protein: MSYVEHKITVPEAFRDVFSQFYYAENNTEHSVTRTLVPSYQMFMIFIFGSDGRVFIQGPAIEKTAIEKCIVLGPVKRAFDYTLLTNTQLLVLSFKDDAFYRFFGTSADADRLPLDPNILVSDNCFTRLWESMQFMNGPAKRIRHILHFCTPYLKVQPLAAQQLLSLRGSVINPIKKIAADTHQSERSIQLHHKKYLGYSAKELARYDRFMKAIKMIQDKAMKATKENWFDIIDQCGYYDQSQLIKDFKYYIHLSPVKYIEMQRSICGIL